A single genomic interval of Streptomyces graminofaciens harbors:
- a CDS encoding fructose-specific PTS transporter subunit EIIC, with product MSPTSSVSPAPMDQYAAPGRRAVTRLGLWLAAGTGHLATLTALGGLLVALAYAIGGWGITALSVNVTGQGFSWLRSDSWAVALLQTGNITLDLLGLAIALYTAYGIAGRPAVIPAFASGLAAMTMETGYLGGLAAGVIAGVTTRALQRINVPARWRPLMVDAAIPMVATLFTAVVFFRALVAPQIAQLDAWLYDKLVTLEVTDHHVVLGLVLGLIVCCDFGGTVQKAAFAYALGGIGSYVPTPAHMTFMAVVVAAGMVPALGMSLATGVRRKLFTEAERNYGKVAWLLGVVSAPVGAVPFALRDPLRVIPASMAGGAVTGVLIMTFGSTMAVPYGGFFAAGQLGKPLLFTAAVAAGALVTAGVAGALKSLRRTAPATATTGARPKMSVAV from the coding sequence TTGTCCCCCACCTCGTCCGTCTCCCCGGCACCGATGGACCAGTACGCCGCACCCGGCCGCCGTGCGGTCACCAGGCTCGGCCTGTGGCTTGCTGCCGGTACCGGCCATCTGGCCACCCTGACCGCCCTCGGCGGCCTGCTGGTCGCCCTCGCCTACGCGATCGGGGGCTGGGGGATCACCGCGTTGTCGGTCAACGTCACGGGCCAGGGATTCTCCTGGCTGCGATCTGACAGCTGGGCCGTGGCACTGCTGCAGACCGGCAACATCACCCTGGATCTCCTGGGCCTCGCCATCGCCCTGTACACCGCCTACGGCATCGCCGGCCGGCCGGCCGTGATCCCCGCCTTCGCCAGTGGCCTGGCTGCGATGACCATGGAGACCGGCTATCTGGGCGGTCTGGCCGCCGGCGTGATCGCCGGCGTCACCACCCGGGCACTCCAGCGGATCAACGTCCCGGCCAGATGGCGACCTCTCATGGTTGACGCGGCCATCCCGATGGTCGCCACCCTGTTCACCGCGGTCGTGTTCTTCCGTGCGCTCGTCGCCCCCCAAATCGCCCAACTCGACGCGTGGCTCTACGACAAGCTGGTCACACTCGAAGTCACCGACCACCACGTCGTGCTCGGTCTGGTGCTCGGCCTGATCGTGTGCTGCGACTTCGGCGGGACCGTCCAAAAGGCCGCCTTCGCCTACGCCCTCGGGGGCATCGGTTCGTACGTCCCTACCCCGGCCCACATGACGTTCATGGCCGTGGTGGTGGCGGCCGGCATGGTTCCGGCACTGGGCATGTCGCTGGCCACCGGGGTACGCCGCAAGCTGTTCACCGAGGCCGAGCGGAACTACGGCAAGGTGGCCTGGCTGCTCGGTGTGGTCTCCGCCCCCGTAGGCGCGGTCCCCTTCGCGCTGCGCGACCCGCTGCGGGTGATCCCGGCCTCCATGGCCGGAGGCGCCGTCACCGGCGTGCTGATCATGACCTTCGGCTCGACCATGGCCGTCCCCTACGGCGGCTTCTTCGCCGCCGGTCAACTCGGCAAGCCGCTGCTGTTCACCGCCGCCGTCGCCGCCGGCGCCCTGGTCACGGCAGGCGTCGCGGGCGCGCTGAAGAGCCTGCGCCGCACCGCACCGGCCACCGCGACCACAGGCGCTCGCCCAAAGATGTCCGTTGCTGTCTGA
- a CDS encoding thiolase family protein — protein MPERRQVAIVGVGQTDFGALYANKDAHRDAYALGAQALRLALDDAGLRKDEVDGLLTARIHYEHGAHVLGIPSPRVINALEGSGRMSGVAVQHAVSLIETGQADVVACVYGNNGRSVKMTYGGAYTDSPTTRYDAMYGMTSPGAYVGMMYRRYAHDYGVPDGALAPIAINNRRNAALNPVAVMREEITEEQYLGARYIADPLRLYDYCIINDGGVALILTTLEKARDLAKRPVRVAATAARASVSNYYTSTDFFHSASQDVARRVYTASGYGPQDMDCLQIYDNFTPTVLFSLEGFDHAPRGEAWKWVTGDRIARDGEMPVNTAGGHTGESYMQGWGHHVEAVRQIRGEAGPRQVTDCNVAQYICASPITTSHILVGE, from the coding sequence ATGCCTGAACGAAGGCAAGTGGCGATCGTCGGCGTCGGCCAGACCGACTTCGGCGCCCTCTACGCCAACAAGGACGCGCACCGCGACGCCTACGCCCTCGGCGCGCAGGCCCTGCGCCTCGCGCTCGACGACGCCGGCCTGCGCAAGGACGAGGTCGACGGCCTCCTCACCGCCCGCATCCACTACGAGCACGGCGCACATGTGCTCGGCATCCCCAGCCCCCGTGTCATCAACGCCCTCGAGGGATCGGGCCGCATGAGCGGCGTCGCCGTCCAGCACGCCGTCTCCCTGATCGAGACCGGACAGGCCGATGTCGTGGCCTGCGTCTACGGCAACAACGGCCGTTCGGTGAAGATGACCTACGGCGGCGCCTACACCGACAGCCCCACCACGCGCTACGACGCGATGTACGGCATGACGTCGCCAGGCGCGTACGTCGGCATGATGTACCGCCGCTACGCGCACGACTACGGGGTGCCCGACGGCGCCCTCGCGCCGATCGCGATCAACAACCGCCGCAACGCCGCCCTGAACCCCGTGGCCGTGATGCGCGAGGAGATCACCGAGGAGCAGTACCTCGGCGCCCGCTACATCGCCGACCCATTGCGCCTGTACGACTACTGCATCATCAACGACGGCGGCGTCGCGCTGATCCTCACCACCCTGGAGAAGGCCCGCGACCTGGCCAAGCGGCCGGTACGAGTGGCGGCCACCGCCGCACGTGCCAGCGTCAGCAACTACTACACCAGCACGGACTTCTTCCACTCCGCCTCCCAGGACGTGGCTCGGCGCGTGTACACCGCCTCGGGCTACGGCCCGCAGGACATGGACTGCCTGCAGATCTACGACAACTTCACCCCCACCGTCCTGTTCAGCCTGGAGGGCTTCGACCACGCGCCGCGTGGCGAGGCATGGAAGTGGGTGACCGGCGACCGCATCGCGCGCGACGGCGAGATGCCGGTGAACACCGCAGGCGGACACACCGGCGAGAGCTACATGCAGGGCTGGGGACACCACGTCGAGGCCGTGCGCCAGATCCGCGGCGAGGCCGGCCCCCGACAGGTGACGGACTGCAACGTCGCCCAGTACATCTGCGCCTCACCCATCACCACATCGCACATCCTGGTCGGGGAGTGA
- a CDS encoding GntR family transcriptional regulator, which produces MTQDKLVRDKVVDALRRAILDGALQPGRRLTERELTELTGVSRTSVREALRRLQAEGLVEESPSRGLRVTTPTAEEIEQIYEIRAELEPLAVRLFVERATQEEVDELASVTQELNPGGDANKDVLDRFDGILLAGCRNPMLAELLGGLYGRIHALRRISAATPGRMAVTKQEYADLIDAVRRRSAADAAEVARRHVSAARASAKVAMGLLKLEAD; this is translated from the coding sequence GTGACGCAGGACAAGCTCGTACGGGACAAGGTGGTCGACGCGCTGCGCCGGGCCATCCTGGACGGGGCCCTGCAGCCTGGTCGCAGACTCACCGAGCGCGAGTTGACCGAGCTCACCGGAGTGAGCCGCACGTCCGTGCGGGAGGCGCTGAGGCGTCTCCAGGCCGAAGGGCTGGTCGAGGAGTCGCCCAGCCGAGGACTGCGGGTGACCACTCCGACCGCGGAGGAGATCGAACAGATCTATGAGATCCGCGCCGAACTCGAACCGCTCGCGGTGCGCTTGTTCGTCGAGCGTGCGACCCAGGAAGAGGTCGACGAACTCGCCTCCGTCACCCAAGAGTTGAACCCGGGGGGCGACGCCAACAAGGACGTGCTGGACCGCTTCGACGGGATCTTGCTCGCCGGCTGCCGCAACCCCATGCTGGCGGAACTGCTCGGCGGCCTTTACGGCCGGATCCACGCCCTGCGCCGCATCTCGGCCGCCACCCCCGGCCGTATGGCCGTCACCAAGCAGGAGTACGCCGATCTCATCGACGCCGTCCGGCGCCGTTCCGCTGCCGACGCGGCGGAGGTGGCTCGTCGGCACGTCTCCGCGGCCAGAGCGTCCGCCAAGGTCGCGATGGGCCTGCTCAAGCTGGAAGCCGACTGA
- a CDS encoding cytochrome P450 gives MSTDTIAPAIPDLSDPATFASGVPHQTFDAVRQLPGLYWQPAKAGTLNGGFWCVTRHADIVEIERNPEVFSSQWGPFFPTLPAPHPEFSHNIMYNDPPEHSRLRRAAARSFGPRVIANFDTWVREIVVEVLEDITVHGEVNWVGDVAAIVPSRVIARVIGVPHRDRQRIVDWTLTIFDAAEQPNGGESILALLPDVHAYLEQLRMDKLRDPQDDFATVLAQCAERGEISQPEYLHYLTLLLIAGFETTHTVIAQSMRLVLDDPQIADAADRAVAADNLGGLVDEFLRYVTPAMNMARTVTRDVDFHGTRMRKGDLVQMFFTAANRDPAVFADPHRFDPLRTSNEHMAFGNGPHHCIGKNLAKLELKILFEEMHRRGIAIALNGEPRRGWSTFINKLLSLPVTVTTTGRQEARP, from the coding sequence ATGAGTACGGACACCATCGCCCCGGCGATACCTGACCTGTCGGACCCGGCGACCTTCGCCTCCGGCGTACCCCATCAGACCTTCGACGCGGTCAGGCAACTGCCGGGGCTGTACTGGCAGCCGGCCAAGGCGGGCACGCTCAACGGCGGCTTCTGGTGCGTCACCCGGCACGCCGACATCGTCGAGATCGAGCGGAACCCTGAGGTCTTCAGTTCCCAGTGGGGGCCGTTCTTCCCGACCCTGCCCGCGCCGCATCCCGAGTTCAGCCACAACATCATGTACAACGACCCGCCGGAGCACAGCCGGCTGCGCCGGGCCGCCGCCCGTTCCTTCGGACCGCGGGTCATCGCCAACTTCGACACCTGGGTCCGCGAGATCGTCGTGGAGGTGCTGGAGGACATCACCGTCCACGGCGAGGTCAACTGGGTGGGCGACGTAGCGGCCATCGTCCCGTCCCGCGTCATCGCACGGGTGATCGGCGTGCCGCACCGGGACCGCCAGCGCATCGTGGACTGGACCCTCACGATCTTCGACGCCGCGGAGCAGCCCAACGGCGGCGAGTCCATACTGGCGCTGCTCCCGGACGTCCACGCGTACCTGGAACAGTTGCGCATGGACAAGTTGCGAGACCCCCAGGACGACTTCGCCACCGTGCTCGCCCAGTGCGCCGAGCGCGGTGAGATCAGTCAGCCGGAGTACCTGCACTATCTCACCCTGCTCCTCATCGCCGGATTCGAGACGACGCACACGGTCATAGCCCAGTCGATGCGACTGGTCCTGGACGACCCGCAGATCGCCGATGCCGCCGACCGGGCCGTCGCCGCCGACAACCTGGGTGGGCTGGTCGACGAGTTTCTGCGTTACGTCACCCCGGCCATGAACATGGCTCGCACGGTGACCCGTGACGTCGACTTCCACGGCACGCGGATGCGCAAGGGCGACCTGGTGCAGATGTTCTTCACCGCCGCCAACCGCGACCCGGCCGTCTTCGCCGACCCGCACCGCTTCGACCCGCTGCGGACCTCGAACGAGCACATGGCGTTCGGTAACGGTCCGCACCACTGCATCGGCAAGAACCTCGCCAAGCTCGAACTCAAGATCCTCTTCGAGGAGATGCACCGCCGCGGTATCGCCATCGCCCTGAACGGTGAGCCCAGGCGCGGTTGGAGCACCTTCATCAACAAGCTCCTGTCCCTGCCCGTCACCGTCACCACGACCGGCCGCCAGGAGGCCCGCCCATGA
- a CDS encoding SDR family NAD(P)-dependent oxidoreductase codes for MTTLTDAVVVVTGGATGVGLALAREAAARGARVMIADVEDAGAAVESLRADGATADWLRTDTSDYSQVKRLTEATVERFGTVNVVCNNAGIGVAGALQDVDPGEGKRLFDVNVLGMFHVVHAFAPLLKDTAARGGPAYVLNTGSEHSLGVPPHVMPMSTYTASKYAALGLTDTARRDLKDFGVGVSLLAPGWVRTERVSALVAADPHAAAAIEPFAQEPAVVAGMAFDGLLKGTAIIATNPHSRAFAMEHARDLMADIQALPLLDGPDDHAHSGTGDASKCPFSQG; via the coding sequence ATGACCACTCTGACGGATGCTGTCGTCGTCGTGACCGGAGGGGCAACCGGTGTCGGACTGGCCCTCGCCCGCGAAGCCGCAGCACGCGGCGCCCGAGTGATGATCGCCGATGTGGAGGACGCGGGCGCGGCGGTGGAGAGCCTGCGGGCCGACGGTGCCACAGCGGACTGGCTGCGGACCGACACCTCGGACTACTCGCAGGTCAAAAGGTTGACTGAGGCCACCGTCGAGCGGTTCGGCACCGTCAACGTGGTGTGCAACAACGCCGGCATCGGTGTGGCCGGTGCACTCCAGGACGTGGACCCGGGCGAGGGGAAACGTCTCTTCGACGTCAACGTGCTGGGCATGTTCCACGTCGTCCACGCGTTCGCCCCGCTGCTGAAGGACACCGCCGCGCGAGGCGGACCGGCGTACGTACTGAACACCGGTTCCGAGCACTCTCTCGGCGTTCCGCCTCATGTGATGCCCATGAGTACGTACACCGCGTCGAAGTACGCCGCGCTCGGCCTCACCGACACGGCACGCCGTGACCTGAAGGACTTCGGCGTCGGAGTCTCCCTCCTCGCCCCCGGCTGGGTCCGCACCGAGAGGGTCAGCGCACTCGTCGCCGCCGATCCGCATGCGGCCGCCGCTATCGAACCGTTCGCCCAGGAGCCCGCTGTGGTGGCCGGTATGGCGTTCGACGGCCTGCTGAAGGGCACGGCGATCATCGCGACCAACCCGCACAGCCGTGCCTTCGCCATGGAGCACGCCCGCGATCTCATGGCCGACATCCAGGCGCTTCCCCTCCTGGACGGTCCGGACGACCACGCTCACAGCGGCACGGGCGACGCGTCCAAGTGCCCCTTCTCCCAGGGCTGA